Proteins encoded by one window of Salmonirosea aquatica:
- a CDS encoding class I SAM-dependent methyltransferase yields the protein MSTEKKSHEAHSGWFEVKYATQEARQGAIERWMRDREEHTINHWIHQRLLNLAQPFTQESKTWLTVGDGYGFDANYFYEKGLDVTATDIADTFLPLSKSHGILDKYSVENAEKLSFADDSFDYVFCKEAYHHFPRPYLAVYEMIRVAREAVILVEPHDPIAKMPLLLAMRNLLDRRNTTTLQKYWKNRYSFEEVGNYVFKLSEREMDKLANGIGLPAVAFKGINNNYYNTATGSEKADDSSPAFRKIKRKLALHDFLVKASLMPSQVLCAVIFKKMPSENVQVAMKKEGFAFHVFPPNPYAGR from the coding sequence ATGTCCACCGAAAAAAAAAGCCATGAAGCCCACTCGGGCTGGTTTGAAGTAAAATACGCCACGCAAGAAGCCCGGCAGGGGGCCATTGAACGGTGGATGCGCGACCGGGAGGAGCACACGATCAATCACTGGATTCACCAGCGGCTACTCAATCTGGCTCAGCCTTTTACCCAGGAAAGCAAAACCTGGCTCACTGTGGGCGATGGCTACGGTTTTGATGCCAACTACTTTTACGAGAAAGGCTTGGACGTGACGGCCACGGATATTGCCGATACCTTTCTGCCCCTCTCGAAATCGCATGGCATTCTGGATAAATACTCGGTCGAAAATGCCGAGAAACTGAGTTTTGCCGACGATAGTTTCGATTATGTTTTTTGCAAGGAAGCCTACCACCATTTTCCCCGGCCCTACCTGGCCGTCTATGAGATGATCCGTGTGGCCCGCGAAGCGGTGATTCTGGTGGAACCCCACGATCCCATCGCCAAAATGCCCCTGCTGCTGGCCATGCGTAATCTGCTGGACCGGCGCAATACGACCACGCTGCAGAAATATTGGAAAAACCGCTATTCGTTCGAAGAGGTAGGTAACTACGTATTCAAGTTGTCGGAACGCGAAATGGACAAACTGGCCAACGGCATCGGCCTGCCCGCCGTAGCTTTCAAGGGGATTAATAACAATTATTACAACACCGCCACTGGCAGTGAAAAAGCCGACGATTCTTCGCCCGCTTTCCGCAAAATCAAACGCAAACTAGCCCTGCATGATTTTCTGGTCAAAGCCTCGCTGATGCCTTCACAGGTACTTTGCGCGGTGATTTTTAAGAAAATGCCTTCTGAAAACGTACAGGTCGCGATGAAAAAAGAGGGCTTTGCCTTTCACGTATTTCCGCCCAATCCTTACGCAGGTAGGTAG